AATTAATAGCCAATAAATAACTTGCATAAACTTTTAAATTTCCGCATCAGCTAGCAAAGAAGAATTGAGCGTTACTGCTAATTTATCAGCAATTCCCGCAATCCATTGTTCATCTTGTTTGGTGTAACTGCGGGGAGCATTCGCTCCTAAAATTAAAACACCCTGATTACCAATTGGTTGACAAATTACACCTTGTGTGTTTTCTGGTAAATAATCAAATTCAATTCTTCCTGGATACACATACAAAGCAACTAAATAAATCGGCTTTTGTGTTTCCAAGACTCGTTTTAAGATTGTTCCTGGGATAACTTCAGATTTAGCAGCCAGAATACCGCGACGCAACAAGACTTTGCCTTGATAGTAAACTATGAGCGATCGCGTCACCGTATTAGTCAATAATAAATGGGATGCCCAAGCTAATTCTGTTTTGACAGTTTCTGGTAAATCTGCCGCCAGTACAAAACCTGGTTCCCCAATTAGTTCTACAGTATCAGGCGATCGCGGTTGTACTTGCTGCCAAATTAAACCTGTTAAAATCAACACTGCACTCAAAATCACACCCACCACATCCCCACGCGCTTGTGAGTCCGTTAATTCTGGAGTCAGCAAACGGTTAATCAGTAAAAGTACAGCGCCTAACCCGCCCACAGCTAAGGGTAAACGCCGTAAAATTCGATTGGGATCAGATTTGGTCATTAGTCATTGGTCATTGGTCATTAGTCATTAGTCATTAGTCAATGAATTTTGGATTTGCGTTAGCGCTGCGTACGCAGCGCAGCGAGGATTTTAAATTGCAGTTCAATCCAAAATCTAAAATCTAAAATCTAAAATTCCCCACTCCCTACTCTTCTCCTGGTTCAATTATCCTCTGAAACAAATAACCAGTACCTCTGGCTGTGAGAATTAACTCTGGATTACTAGGATCATCTTCTAACTTTGCCCGCAAACGGGAAATATGCACATCTACTACACGAGTATCTACATGGCGTTCTGGTGTGTAACCCCATACTTCCTGTAAAATTTCTGACCGGGAAAACGCTTCTCCAGAACGGCTGACTAGCAATTCTAGAAGGCTAAACTCCATTCCTGTCAAGCGAATACGCTCATCACCTTTGTAGACTTGCCGTTTATTGGTATCTATTTTAATGTTACCAACATGAATCACCCCAGAGCTAGGAATACCAGAAGCCCCGGTTTTGTCTACTCGTCGCAGGACTGAGCGAATCCGTGCTTCTAACTCTTTGGGGGAAAATGGTTTGACTACATAATCATCAGCACCCAATTCTAAACCGGTGATGCGATCGGCAACGTCCCCCAAGGCTGTTAGCATAATAATTGGGACATCAGATTCCTTACGCAATTCTTGACAAACACCGTAGCCGTCAAGCTTTGGCATCATCACATCTAACACTACTAAGTCAGGTTCTGATTTGCGAAAAGTTTCTAGAGCTTCTTCTCCATCGCCAGCCGTTACTACATCGTAGCCAATCATGGAAAGGCGCGTTTCCAAAATCCGGCGAATGCTGGCTTCGTCGTCTACCACCAGGATTTTTTCTTTATGGCTTTCCAAGTTTTTCTGCGCTCCCTAACTAAAATTTATCATGATTAATTTTTAATACCATAATATTAAGATATCATTCCATCAATTGATTGAGAAAAAGCTGTATCTTTTACTATTCTTGGATTCTAATTTTAGCTAAAAGATTAAGTAAATATTAAGATTATTTAATAAATTTTAAGAATGGCAAAGCCTAAAACCTCTTTCATTTGTAACGCCTGTGGAACAGAATCTTCTCAATGGTTTGGCAAATGCCCCGCCTGCGGTACTTACAACTCCTTAGAAGAGCAGATTTCCATCCAATCATCGGTAGATGTACCTTCTAGGGGAGGAATCAGCAACTGGCAAGCAACTCAAGGTAATGGCAAACCTACTACTAAACCAGCCAAAGCAAGAGCTTCCTTGACATTTGATCAAATTACAGATCGCCAAATTGCTCGCTGGGAATCAGGTTATGATGAACTAGATCGGGTGCTAGGGGGGGGAATTGTTCCCGGTTCGATGGTTCTGATTGGTGGTGATCCCGGAATTGGTAAATCTACGCTACTTTTACAAGTATCAAATGCACTGGCGCAGAGATACCGTATTCTCTACGTAACTGGGGAAGAATCAGGACAACAGGTAAAATTGCGCGCTTCTCGCTTGGGAGTATCAAAGCATACTGATTTGTCTAGTGAGGAGAATGAAGATCATGCTGAGAACGGCAAATTAGAACCAGCTGTAGAGCTAAAAACTCTCAGTTCAGAAGAAATAGAAGAAGGTAAAAATGCGGATTTGTATGTATTACCGGAAACAGATTTAGAGGAGATTTTACGAGAGATAGATTCCCTCAGACCGAATTTAGCAGTAATTGATAGTATTCAAACAGTGTTCTTTCCGGCACTAACTTCTGCCCCCGGTTCAGTAGCCCAAGTCAGGGAATGTACCTCAGCTTTGATGAAGGTGGCAAAGCATGAAGATATTACCATGTTAATTGTCGGACACGTGACCAAAGAAGGGGCGATCGCAGGGCCGAAAGTTTTAGAACATTTAGTAGATACAGTATTATATTTTGAAGGCGATCGCTTTGCCTCCCATAGATTATTAAGAACAGTAAAGAACCGCTTTGGTGCAACTCACGAAATCGGCATCTTTGAAATGGTGGAACACGGACTGCGAGAAGTGGCGAACCCTTCAGAGCTATTTTTAGGAAACCGTGATGATCCTGCACCGGGAACAGCCATTGTTGTAGCTTGTGAAGGAACTCGCCCCATTGTGGTAGAATTGCAAGCTTTAGTCAGTCCTACCAGTTATCCTTCCCCCCGGCGTGCGGGTACAGGTATAGATTATAACCGCCTCGTGCAGATTCTCGCTGTGTTAGAAAAACGGGTCGGGATTCCTATGTCAAAACTAGATTCTTACGTCGCCTCGGCGGGTGGGTTGAGTGTAGCAGAACCAGCCGTAGACTTAGGAATTGCGATCGCCATTGTAGCCAGTTTCCGCGATCGCATAGTTGATCCTGGTACAGTATTAATTGGTGAAGTCGGCTTAGGCGGACAAGTGCGCTCAGTGTCCCAAATGGAACTACGATTAAAAGAAGCTGCCAAACTGGGATTTAAACGTGCGATCGTTCCCAAAGGGCAAAAATACCCAGATTACAACATCGAGATATTACCAGTCTCCAAAGTAATAGATGCAATTATCGCTGCCATCCCCCACCAAACCCTAGAAGCTAGCGATTTAGAACTAGACGACGAAGACGAAGCAGACGAAGAATAAGGGAACAACAAAAAACAAATTCTCAAAAATTGTAGGGTGGGTTAGCGTAGCGTAACCCACCATCATCCATGAATTTCTCACCTAACTCTGTCCTCTGAAAATCACACTTTTCCCGTATGACAGCTTCCGTAGGCGAAATCAGGAGCCACTCAAAACCTTTCTGCCAAAAAACCAAGATTTAAACTGTGTCACAATAAATATCAATAAAACTACCGACTTTACCAATGGTGTGGAATCCAGGACAGCAATTATTTGGTGGGCGCTACATAATCCAGAAAAAGCTGGGTGAAGGTGGGGTTGGGATTACATACCTGGCTCAAAATCGACGTAGTGAATTACGAGTCATTAAAACCCTCAGAGAACAAATCCTCAATCATCCCGCCTGGATAACCAAGCAAGATAAATTACGCCAAGACTTTCGGGATGAAGCCTTGCGACTAGCTTTGTGTCACCATCCTCATATTGTGCAAGTAGAAAATGTCTTTGATGAAGATAACTTGCCATGTATGGTAATGGAATACATCCCAGGTGAGGATTTAGGGGAGAAAATCACCCAAGCAGGAGCATTACCAGAAGTGGAAGCACTGCAATATATTCAGCAAATTGGCGATGCTTTGACACTGGTGCATGAAAAAGGCTTGTTACATCGGGATTTAAAGCCAAGTAACATCATGTTGCGTGCAGGTAAGCCAGAAGCTGTGCTGATTGACTTTGGCATTGCTAGACAATTTCTTCCCGGTGGAATCCAACAACATACACAAAATTTTACCCCTGGTTATGCACCACCAGAGCAGTATTTACCAGTAGAACAACGGGGTGAATATATTGATGTTTACGCCTTAGCCGCTACGTTGTATACTTTGCTGACCGCAGAATTGCCTATGCCAGCACCAGCCAGATTGCAAAATTTTACCCTACAGCCACCAAAAGATTTCAATCCCAATGTCAGTGACAGGGTGAATGAAGCAATTATGAAAGGGATGGCGCTAAATCACAAGTTTCGTCCCCAGTCAGTCGCGGAGTTGTTGGATTTGTTGGGTGCAGGGATAAAATCACAACCAGTCACATCTCATCCCCATACACCCCCATCTTGGGAATGTGTTCACATCATTCCAAGTATCTCTGGAATAATAGCCCTTAGCCCCAAGGGAGATATGCTGGCAAGTGTAGCCTATAGTACCATTCACCTGTTGTCGGCAACTACAGGTAAACTTATCTGCACCCTCACTGGTCATGATTACATACTTCCAGTTGAATCCGTAGCCTTCAGTCATGATGGGCAAATTCTGGCTAGTGGTAGTGAGGACAAGACTATTAAACTGTGGTCAGTGTCCACAGGTAGGGAAATTTGCACTCTCCTTGGTCATTCCTCCTCGGTTAATTGCGTAGCCTTCAGTCATGATGGGCAAATTCTGGCTAGTGGTAGTGGGGACGAGACTATCAAACTGTGGTCAGTGTCCACAGGTAAGGAAATTCGCACTTTAACTGGTCATTCTGACTATGTTAATTTCGTAGCCTTCAGTCATGATGGGCAAATTTTAGCTAGTGGTAGTGGGGACGAGACTATCAAACTGTGGTCAGTCTCCACAGGTAAGGAAATTTATACCTTCACTGCTCATGATGACTCGGTTAATTCCGTAGCCTTCAGTCATGATGGGCAAATTTTAGCTAGTGGTAGTGATGACAACACTATCAAACTGTGGTCAGTCTCCACAGGTAGGGAAATTCGCACTTTCACTGCTCATGATGACTACATTAATTGCGTAGCCTTCAGTCATGATGGGCAAATTTTAGCTAGTGGTAGTTATGACAACACTATCAAACTGTGGTCAGTGTCCACAGGTAGAGAAATTCGTACCTTCAGTCATGATGACTCAGTTAAATCTGTAGCCTTCAGTCATGATGGGCAAATTCTCGCTAGTAGTAGTGATGACAACACAATCAAACTGTGGTCTGTGTCCACAGGGACAGAAATTTACACCCTCACTGGTCATGATTACTCAGTTAAATCTGTAGCCTTCAGTCATGATGGGCAAATTCTGGCTAGTGGTAGTGGGGACAACAAAATCAAACTGTGGT
The window above is part of the Nodularia spumigena CCY9414 genome. Proteins encoded here:
- a CDS encoding cofactor assembly of complex C subunit B — encoded protein: MTKSDPNRILRRLPLAVGGLGAVLLLINRLLTPELTDSQARGDVVGVILSAVLILTGLIWQQVQPRSPDTVELIGEPGFVLAADLPETVKTELAWASHLLLTNTVTRSLIVYYQGKVLLRRGILAAKSEVIPGTILKRVLETQKPIYLVALYVYPGRIEFDYLPENTQGVICQPIGNQGVLILGANAPRSYTKQDEQWIAGIADKLAVTLNSSLLADAEI
- the radA gene encoding DNA repair protein RadA encodes the protein MAKPKTSFICNACGTESSQWFGKCPACGTYNSLEEQISIQSSVDVPSRGGISNWQATQGNGKPTTKPAKARASLTFDQITDRQIARWESGYDELDRVLGGGIVPGSMVLIGGDPGIGKSTLLLQVSNALAQRYRILYVTGEESGQQVKLRASRLGVSKHTDLSSEENEDHAENGKLEPAVELKTLSSEEIEEGKNADLYVLPETDLEEILREIDSLRPNLAVIDSIQTVFFPALTSAPGSVAQVRECTSALMKVAKHEDITMLIVGHVTKEGAIAGPKVLEHLVDTVLYFEGDRFASHRLLRTVKNRFGATHEIGIFEMVEHGLREVANPSELFLGNRDDPAPGTAIVVACEGTRPIVVELQALVSPTSYPSPRRAGTGIDYNRLVQILAVLEKRVGIPMSKLDSYVASAGGLSVAEPAVDLGIAIAIVASFRDRIVDPGTVLIGEVGLGGQVRSVSQMELRLKEAAKLGFKRAIVPKGQKYPDYNIEILPVSKVIDAIIAAIPHQTLEASDLELDDEDEADEE
- a CDS encoding protein kinase domain-containing protein; protein product: MVWNPGQQLFGGRYIIQKKLGEGGVGITYLAQNRRSELRVIKTLREQILNHPAWITKQDKLRQDFRDEALRLALCHHPHIVQVENVFDEDNLPCMVMEYIPGEDLGEKITQAGALPEVEALQYIQQIGDALTLVHEKGLLHRDLKPSNIMLRAGKPEAVLIDFGIARQFLPGGIQQHTQNFTPGYAPPEQYLPVEQRGEYIDVYALAATLYTLLTAELPMPAPARLQNFTLQPPKDFNPNVSDRVNEAIMKGMALNHKFRPQSVAELLDLLGAGIKSQPVTSHPHTPPSWECVHIIPSISGIIALSPKGDMLASVAYSTIHLLSATTGKLICTLTGHDYILPVESVAFSHDGQILASGSEDKTIKLWSVSTGREICTLLGHSSSVNCVAFSHDGQILASGSGDETIKLWSVSTGKEIRTLTGHSDYVNFVAFSHDGQILASGSGDETIKLWSVSTGKEIYTFTAHDDSVNSVAFSHDGQILASGSDDNTIKLWSVSTGREIRTFTAHDDYINCVAFSHDGQILASGSYDNTIKLWSVSTGREIRTFSHDDSVKSVAFSHDGQILASSSDDNTIKLWSVSTGTEIYTLTGHDYSVKSVAFSHDGQILASGSGDNKIKLWLVSTGREILTLTGHSSSVNSVAFSHDGKILASGSDSKTIKLWSVSTGTEIYTLTGHSSSVNSVAFSHDGKILASGSDDKTIKLWSVSTGTEICTLTGHSSWVYSVAFSSDGQILASGSFYKTIKLWSVSTGKKIYTLTGHSSWVYSVAFSGDGQILASGSDDKTIKLWSLTTGKEIYTLTGHSKGVNFVAFSSDGQILASGSSDKTIKLWSMTTGKEIYTLNHLDQVLSVAFSPDAGWLAAGDRRGNIKIWRRC
- the rpaB gene encoding response regulator transcription factor RpaB → MESHKEKILVVDDEASIRRILETRLSMIGYDVVTAGDGEEALETFRKSEPDLVVLDVMMPKLDGYGVCQELRKESDVPIIMLTALGDVADRITGLELGADDYVVKPFSPKELEARIRSVLRRVDKTGASGIPSSGVIHVGNIKIDTNKRQVYKGDERIRLTGMEFSLLELLVSRSGEAFSRSEILQEVWGYTPERHVDTRVVDVHISRLRAKLEDDPSNPELILTARGTGYLFQRIIEPGEE